Genomic window (Caldinitratiruptor microaerophilus):
GCCGAACTCCTCGGCCCGCCAGCCGGCGAAGCAGAGGTGGGTGTGCGGGTCCACGAAGCCGGGCAGCACCGTGCGGCCCCGGGCGTCGAGGGTGGCTGCCGGCTCGACCCGGGCGGCCACCTCCGCGTAGGGTCCCACGTCCACGATCCGGCCGCCCCGCACCGCCACGGCGCCGCCGGGGATCAGGCTCAGGCGGCCCTGGGCCGGCCCTGCCGGGGGCCGGCCGTCTCCTCCCACCGGAGTGGCGACCTGGGCGGCCGGACCCACGAGGAGGTCCACGCGCTGGCGCGCCATCGCTGGCCTCACCTCCCCGCCGGGGCCTCGGGGCCCCGGATGTGCGCCTCGGCAGCCGCCAGGACGGGCGGGAGGGTGCCCTGCAGGCGGCCCCGGAGGTCGGCGGCGGCGCCGCGGAATTCCTCCGCGGCCCGGGCGGCCTCCGGGACGCCGAGCCGGACCAGGCTGCCGGCGTTGATCTCCACGTTGAGGAGCGCTCCCAGCACCGCCGTCTGGATGAGGTGGGCGGCCACCGCAGCGTCGCTGGCGGAGGCGGGATTCCCCCGCTCCGCCACGGCGGCCGCCAGGGGCACGAGCTCGATGGCCGTCCGGGCCACGTCCAGGGGCACACGGGCGGCGCCCATGAGGGCGCCGGCGATGGCCGCGGCCCGGGCGGCCTTCTCCGCGTCCGTGTCCTTCGGCAGCTTGTAGGCCGCCATGACCCGGTCGAACGCCGCGCTGTCGGCGTCCGCCAGGTCCAGGAGGCGGGACCGGCGCACGTCGGCCTCCCGGGCGACCCGCGCCATCTCTCCGGCGACCTCCGCGAAGCGCTTCCCTTGGCTCAGGCGGGCGACCATGGCGATGAGCCCTGCCGCCATCGCCCCGGCGAGGGCCGAGGCGGTGCCGCCGCCCGGGGCAGCGGTGCCGGCGGCGAGCGCATCGATGAACGCACCCAGCGCCATGTGGGCGAAGGAGGGGGCGGACGCCTCGCCGGCGCCCCCGGCGCCCGTTCCCGCCTGCCCCGTCGCGGCCAGGAAGGCCTCGGTGACCCGGTTCTCGAGCACCTGCTCCCGGACGCCCGGGCCGCGGCAGGCCGCGACCAGGGCGTCCACCACCTCCTGCCGCCGGCCCTCGCTGAAGTTGGGGACACACTGGACGACCTCGACCACCGGGGCCACCTTCCTACATGTTGATCCCGAGGGACGGCATCTTGATGCCGCGCTCCCGGGCCACCTGCCGGGCGTGCTCGTAGCCGGCGTCGGCGTGGCGGACGACGCCCATGCCGGGGTCGGTGCGCAGGACGTGGGCGAGACGCCACTCGGCGTTCTCGCTGCCGTCCGCCACCACGACCTGCCCGGCGTGGATGGCGTAGCCGATCCCGACCCCGCCGCCGTGGTGGACGGACACCCAGGAGGCGCCGGCGGCGGTGTTGATCAGGGCGTTGAGGATGGGCCAGTCGGCGACGGCGTCGGAGCCGTCCAGCATCCCCTCGGTCTCCCGGTTCGGTGAGGCCACCGACCCGGCGTCCAGGTGGTCCCGGCCGATGACGATCGGCGCCCTGAGCTCGCCGGTCTTCACCATGTGGTTGAACAGGAGGCCGGCCCGGTCCCGCTCGCCGTAGCCCAGCCAGCAGATGCGGGCGGGGAGGCCCTGGAAGGGCACCTTGTGCCGGGCCAGGCGCAGCCACCGGGCGAGGCCCTCGTTCTGGTCGCCGAACTCCTTCAGGATGACCTGGTCGGTCTTGTGGATGTCCTCGGGATCGCCGGAGAGCGCCGCCCAGCGGAAGGGGCCCTTGCCCTCCTCGAAGAGCGGCCGGATGTAGGCCGGCACGAAGCCCGGATAGGCGAACGCCTCCTCGAAGCCGGCCTCCTTCGCCTGGCCCCGCAGGTTGTTGCCGTAGTCGAAGACCACGGCCCCGGCCTTCTGGAAGTCGACCATCGCCCGGCAGTGCACGGCCATGCTCGCCATGGCCCGCTTCACGTAGTCCTTCGGGTCCCTCGCCCGGAGCGCCTCGGCCTCGGCCACGGTGAGACCGGCGGGCACGTAGCCGTTCAGCGCGTCATGGGCCGAGGTCTGGTCGGTCACCACGTCGGGGATCCAGCCCCGGCGCACCAGTTCGGGTTCCACCTCGGCGCAGTTGCCCAGCAGGGCGACAGAAAGGGGCTCCTTCTTGCGCTTCGCCTCATCGACCCACCGGAGGGCTTCCTCGAGGTCGGCCGTCCAGCGGTCGCAGAAGCCCGTGTCGACCCGGCGGCGGATGCGCCGCTCGTCGACCTCGATGATGAGCCCCACGCCGCCGTTCATCGTGATGGCGAGCGGTTGGGCGCCCCCCATGCCGCCGAGGCCACCGGTGAGGACGACCCGGCCGGCGAGCGAGCCGCCGAAGTGCTTCCGGGCGAGGGAGGCGAGGGTCTCGTAGGTGCCCTGGATGATCCCCTGCGAACCGATGTAGATCCAGGACCCGGCCGTCATCTGGCCGAACATGATGAGGCCCTTGCCTTCCAGCTCCCAGAAGTGCTCCCACGTCGCCCACTTCGGGACCAGGAGCGAGTTGGCGATCAGCACCCGCGGCGCCTTCTCGTGGGTCTCGAACACCGCGACGGGCTTGCCGGACTGGACCAGCAGGGTCTCGTCGTCCCGCAGGACCTTCAGAGTCTCGACGATCTTCTCGAAGGCCTCCCAGTTCCGGGCCGCCTTGCCGGCACCGCCGTACACGATGAGCTGATCCGGCTTCTCGGCCACCTCCGGGTCCAGGTTGTTCATGAGCATCCGCATGGCCGCCTCCTGCTGCCAGCCCCGGCAGGTCAGGGTTGAGCCACGGGGTGCCCGGACGGTCCGTGCCACTGCCATGATCTCCGCCTCCCTTGGCTGCGGGTCACCGCAAACGGCTCAGAGCGGCCGATCGGTGCCCGTCGCTCGTTCCCGTGCGGGCGGGCCGTCCGGCCGCGGGGCGACCGGGCCGGCGCGCCGCTGGGCCAGGTCCCGGGTGACCGCGTCCGTCGCCTCGCGGAGGGCGCTCAGGATCTCGGGCACCCGTTCGTCGCCCAGGCGGAACCGGGGGCCCACGACGCACATCCCCGCCACCACCCGTCCCTCCGGGTCCCGGACGGGCATCGAGATCGACCGGACGCCCCGGTCCATCTCCTCGTCGCTGATGGCGTAGCCCCTCTCGCGAACCTCCTGCAAGACGGCCTTCAGGCGGTCCGGGTCGGTGATCGTGTTCTCGGTGTAGCGCGGCAGCCCCACGGAGCGGATGACGGCGTCGACCTCCTCCGGCTCCAGGTAGGCCATCAGCACCCGGGCCGAGGCGCCTGCGTGGAGCGGCAGCACGACCCCC
Coding sequences:
- a CDS encoding IclR family transcriptional regulator codes for the protein MRKHLSQSDKDSLASLERGLQILFALERFPEGLTAAEIAAEAGIPASTVYRYLRKLSAWGLVTSTPGSSRYWLGNRLLSLAGKVPAERELVAVARPHMTALSRRLEETVLLTQVSGHEAICLERVESRQVVRLSFDRGVVLPLHAGASARVLMAYLEPEEVDAVIRSVGLPRYTENTITDPDRLKAVLQEVRERGYAISDEEMDRGVRSISMPVRDPEGRVVAGMCVVGPRFRLGDERVPEILSALREATDAVTRDLAQRRAGPVAPRPDGPPARERATGTDRPL
- a CDS encoding cyclodeaminase/cyclohydrolase family protein, which codes for MVEVVQCVPNFSEGRRQEVVDALVAACRGPGVREQVLENRVTEAFLAATGQAGTGAGGAGEASAPSFAHMALGAFIDALAAGTAAPGGGTASALAGAMAAGLIAMVARLSQGKRFAEVAGEMARVAREADVRRSRLLDLADADSAAFDRVMAAYKLPKDTDAEKAARAAAIAGALMGAARVPLDVARTAIELVPLAAAVAERGNPASASDAAVAAHLIQTAVLGALLNVEINAGSLVRLGVPEAARAAEEFRGAAADLRGRLQGTLPPVLAAAEAHIRGPEAPAGR
- the hutU gene encoding urocanate hydratase, with the translated sequence MAVARTVRAPRGSTLTCRGWQQEAAMRMLMNNLDPEVAEKPDQLIVYGGAGKAARNWEAFEKIVETLKVLRDDETLLVQSGKPVAVFETHEKAPRVLIANSLLVPKWATWEHFWELEGKGLIMFGQMTAGSWIYIGSQGIIQGTYETLASLARKHFGGSLAGRVVLTGGLGGMGGAQPLAITMNGGVGLIIEVDERRIRRRVDTGFCDRWTADLEEALRWVDEAKRKKEPLSVALLGNCAEVEPELVRRGWIPDVVTDQTSAHDALNGYVPAGLTVAEAEALRARDPKDYVKRAMASMAVHCRAMVDFQKAGAVVFDYGNNLRGQAKEAGFEEAFAYPGFVPAYIRPLFEEGKGPFRWAALSGDPEDIHKTDQVILKEFGDQNEGLARWLRLARHKVPFQGLPARICWLGYGERDRAGLLFNHMVKTGELRAPIVIGRDHLDAGSVASPNRETEGMLDGSDAVADWPILNALINTAAGASWVSVHHGGGVGIGYAIHAGQVVVADGSENAEWRLAHVLRTDPGMGVVRHADAGYEHARQVARERGIKMPSLGINM